One segment of Streptomyces bathyalis DNA contains the following:
- a CDS encoding S16 family serine protease: MLSRLGSRLRPRRLSARQRTLLVCAAPLAALFAVAALAPLPFALAEPGLTANVIGDSKDKPVITVSGPGSQGTRADNGKLLMTTIAATPPGATVRLPEVVESWFRTDRAAMPTEAVYPVGDNLKEIEKHNKDEMRQSQNAAVKAALRQMHKSPKDVRVSLRLADVGGPSAGLFFSLGIIDKVVGDGRGGSLTGGKVVAGTGTIKADGIVGPVGGVPLKTKAAKRDGATVFLVPRAECADAQAEQPKGLRLVPVDTLGGALKALKALNGGGRVPSC; the protein is encoded by the coding sequence CTGCTCTCCCGGCTCGGCTCGCGCCTCCGCCCGCGACGGCTCTCCGCGCGGCAGCGCACGCTCCTCGTGTGTGCCGCGCCGCTTGCCGCGCTGTTCGCCGTGGCGGCTCTCGCGCCGCTGCCGTTCGCTCTCGCGGAGCCCGGCCTCACCGCGAACGTGATCGGCGACAGCAAGGACAAGCCGGTCATCACGGTCTCCGGCCCGGGGAGCCAGGGAACGAGAGCCGACAACGGCAAGCTGCTGATGACGACGATCGCCGCGACGCCGCCCGGCGCGACGGTCCGGCTGCCGGAGGTCGTGGAGAGCTGGTTCCGTACGGACAGGGCGGCGATGCCGACCGAGGCGGTCTACCCGGTGGGCGACAACCTCAAGGAGATCGAGAAGCACAACAAGGACGAGATGCGGCAGTCGCAGAACGCGGCGGTCAAGGCCGCCCTGCGGCAGATGCACAAGTCGCCCAAGGACGTGCGGGTCTCGCTGCGCCTGGCCGACGTGGGCGGACCGAGCGCGGGGCTGTTCTTCTCGCTCGGCATCATCGACAAGGTCGTCGGAGACGGCCGCGGCGGCAGCCTGACAGGCGGGAAGGTCGTCGCGGGCACCGGCACGATCAAGGCGGACGGCATCGTCGGGCCCGTCGGTGGTGTGCCGCTGAAGACGAAGGCGGCGAAGCGGGACGGGGCGACCGTCTTCCTCGTGCCGCGTGCGGAGTGCGCCGACGCGCAGGCGGAGCAGCCGAAGGGCCTGCGCCTGGTGCCGGTCGACACCCTCGGCGGCGCTTTGAAGGCGCTGAAGGCGCTCAACGGCGGTGGCCGGGTGCCCAGTTGCTGA
- a CDS encoding glycine betaine ABC transporter substrate-binding protein, whose product MRTRRTSRTPHSLRTLAAGLTALALTGTLGGCGLVSGSPLSDKVRPGTVGAGQPLEGAQLTVTSKEFTEQIILGKIMGLIFRAAGADVVDRTAVQGSIGARSAVESGTADGMYEYTGTSWITYLGHTKPVPDPVEQWKAVRKEDRAKGVEWLQPSTLDNTYALVISEKLQKRYGTKTLSDVAELSRKNPNAASICVENEFASRQDGLKGMAKKYGMRFPEGQVHKMAGGVVYTQTAHGKPCVFGAIAATDGRIPALKLKILEDDRKFFPNYNVAPEMNSETMKKYPQIAGLLAPVTKALNNKTAQKLNAKVDVDGQDPHDVAKDWLVRKGFIKTG is encoded by the coding sequence ATGCGCACCCGGCGCACCTCACGCACCCCGCACTCGCTGCGCACGCTCGCCGCCGGGCTGACGGCGCTGGCCCTCACCGGCACGCTCGGCGGCTGCGGACTGGTCAGCGGCAGCCCGCTCAGCGACAAGGTGCGGCCCGGCACGGTGGGAGCCGGGCAGCCCCTCGAAGGGGCCCAACTGACCGTCACCTCCAAGGAGTTCACCGAGCAGATCATCCTCGGCAAGATCATGGGACTGATCTTCCGCGCGGCCGGGGCCGACGTGGTCGACCGCACCGCCGTGCAGGGCTCCATCGGCGCACGCTCGGCCGTCGAATCCGGCACGGCCGACGGCATGTACGAGTACACCGGCACGTCCTGGATCACCTACCTCGGCCACACCAAGCCCGTGCCCGACCCCGTCGAGCAGTGGAAGGCCGTGCGCAAGGAGGACCGGGCCAAAGGCGTCGAATGGCTGCAGCCCTCCACGCTCGACAACACCTACGCGCTCGTCATCAGCGAGAAGCTGCAGAAGCGGTACGGCACCAAGACGCTCTCCGACGTCGCCGAACTGTCGCGCAAGAACCCCAACGCGGCCAGCATCTGCGTCGAGAACGAGTTCGCCTCCCGACAGGACGGCCTGAAGGGCATGGCGAAGAAGTACGGCATGCGCTTCCCCGAGGGCCAGGTGCACAAGATGGCCGGCGGCGTCGTCTACACCCAGACCGCCCACGGCAAGCCGTGCGTCTTCGGCGCGATCGCCGCGACCGACGGACGCATTCCCGCCCTGAAGCTGAAGATCCTCGAGGACGACAGGAAGTTCTTCCCGAACTACAACGTCGCGCCCGAGATGAACAGCGAGACGATGAAGAAGTACCCGCAGATCGCCGGGCTGCTCGCCCCCGTCACCAAGGCGCTGAACAACAAGACGGCTCAGAAGCTCAACGCCAAGGTGGACGTGGACGGCCAGGACCCGCACGACGTCGCCAAGGACTGGCTCGTGCGGAAGGGCTTCATCAAGACGGGCTGA
- a CDS encoding ABC transporter permease, producing MVSGTTNGAATEADERQTPARQGQLGAPDEESAPAAAGLSEERLRDRLTWQKLTILPGVLALVLLGTWLWFRGAELDTIARNSISGGNVTLRLRQHIEMTVISTFFVLIIAIPLGIALTRQKLRRATPVAMAAANLGQAVPSLGLLVLLVFWLSIGQKTAVVGMVVYAVLPVLANTITGLRNIDPGLTEAAKGIGMSSLGVLTKVELPLAVPLILAGVRNALVLNVGTATLATFIGGGGLGDLISSGITNQRMPVLMLGSILTVALALLVDWLASLVELLLRPRGLEGSS from the coding sequence ATCGTGAGCGGAACGACCAACGGTGCGGCCACCGAGGCGGACGAGCGGCAGACGCCGGCACGGCAGGGCCAACTGGGCGCGCCCGACGAGGAGTCGGCTCCTGCGGCGGCCGGACTCAGCGAGGAACGGCTCCGCGACAGGCTCACGTGGCAGAAGCTGACGATCCTGCCCGGCGTGCTCGCGCTCGTACTGCTGGGCACCTGGCTGTGGTTCCGCGGTGCCGAACTCGACACGATCGCCCGCAACTCCATCTCGGGCGGCAACGTCACCCTCCGCCTGCGCCAGCACATCGAGATGACCGTGATCTCCACGTTCTTCGTGCTGATCATCGCGATACCCCTCGGCATCGCCCTGACCCGTCAGAAGCTGCGCAGGGCGACACCCGTCGCCATGGCGGCCGCGAACCTGGGACAGGCCGTCCCGTCCCTAGGGCTGCTGGTGCTGCTGGTGTTCTGGCTCAGCATCGGTCAGAAAACCGCCGTCGTCGGCATGGTCGTCTACGCGGTGCTGCCGGTGCTGGCCAACACCATCACCGGGCTGCGCAACATCGACCCCGGACTGACGGAGGCCGCCAAGGGCATCGGGATGTCGTCGCTCGGAGTGCTGACGAAGGTCGAACTGCCCCTGGCCGTACCGCTGATCCTCGCCGGCGTCCGAAACGCTCTCGTCCTGAACGTCGGCACGGCCACACTCGCCACCTTCATCGGCGGCGGCGGCCTGGGCGACCTGATCTCCTCCGGCATCACCAACCAGCGGATGCCCGTGCTGATGCTCGGCTCGATACTCACCGTCGCCCTGGCGCTGCTGGTCGACTGGCTCGCCTCACTCGTCGAACTGCTGCTGCGCCCACGTGGCTTGGAGGGATCGTCCTGA
- a CDS encoding ABC transporter ATP-binding protein: MPETSAASGSGTTRTEESSGTPARPATAPERDAPAAASGATIRLEGLTKRYSGSTVPAVDDVSLEVKAGETVVLVGPSGCGKSTLLKMINRLIEPTSGRIRIDDEDVTGIDAVKLRRKIGYAIQSSGLFPHMTVAQNIAQVPKMAGWPKARIKARVEEMLDLVGLDPAEFQGRYPRRLSGGQQQRVGVARALAADPPVLLMDEPFGAVDPITRDHLQDELIRLQHELRKTIVFVTHDFDEAIKLGDRIAVLREQSHIAQFDTPEAILTNPADDFVSGFVGAGAALKRLNLTRVRDVEIVDFPTATVEEPVETISEMLGAGTTNEVLLLDPKQRPYKWLRRGDLTHAKGSLARAGTLVHDTVTRDATLRDALEAVLTDSGGRVAVTGRRGEYTGVVDLETLMKCVHELLDADRLEAIEHRHSLSETQAKRTYAAQEGLTS, encoded by the coding sequence GTGCCTGAGACATCCGCAGCATCCGGCTCCGGGACGACGCGGACGGAGGAGAGCAGCGGGACGCCCGCGCGGCCCGCCACCGCTCCGGAGCGGGACGCGCCCGCTGCCGCCAGCGGCGCGACCATCCGCCTGGAGGGCCTGACCAAGCGGTACTCCGGCTCCACGGTGCCCGCCGTGGACGACGTCAGCCTCGAGGTCAAGGCCGGTGAGACCGTCGTCCTCGTCGGCCCCTCCGGGTGCGGCAAGTCCACCCTGCTGAAGATGATCAACCGGTTGATCGAGCCCACTTCGGGCCGCATCCGCATCGACGACGAGGACGTCACCGGGATCGACGCGGTGAAGCTGCGCCGCAAGATCGGCTACGCCATCCAGTCGTCCGGCCTCTTCCCGCACATGACGGTCGCCCAGAACATCGCCCAGGTGCCGAAGATGGCCGGCTGGCCCAAGGCGAGGATCAAGGCGCGCGTGGAGGAGATGCTCGACCTGGTCGGCCTCGACCCCGCCGAGTTCCAGGGCCGTTATCCGCGGCGGCTCTCCGGCGGGCAGCAGCAACGCGTCGGCGTCGCACGGGCGTTGGCCGCCGACCCGCCCGTGTTGCTGATGGACGAGCCCTTCGGCGCCGTCGACCCGATAACGCGCGACCACCTCCAGGACGAACTGATCCGGCTCCAGCACGAGTTGCGCAAGACGATCGTCTTCGTCACCCACGACTTCGACGAGGCCATCAAGCTGGGCGATCGCATCGCCGTACTGCGGGAGCAGTCGCACATCGCCCAGTTCGACACCCCTGAGGCGATCCTCACCAACCCGGCCGACGACTTCGTCTCGGGCTTCGTCGGTGCCGGTGCGGCGCTCAAGAGGCTCAACCTGACCCGCGTGCGGGACGTCGAGATCGTCGACTTCCCCACCGCCACGGTCGAGGAGCCCGTGGAGACCATCTCGGAGATGCTCGGCGCCGGAACGACGAACGAGGTACTGCTGCTCGACCCGAAACAGCGCCCGTACAAATGGCTGCGCCGAGGCGATCTCACCCACGCCAAGGGCTCGTTGGCCCGCGCGGGCACGCTCGTGCACGACACCGTCACCCGCGACGCGACGCTGCGCGACGCGCTGGAGGCGGTGCTCACCGACAGCGGCGGACGGGTCGCCGTCACCGGCCGGCGCGGCGAGTACACCGGCGTCGTCGACCTGGAGACGCTGATGAAGTGCGTGCACGAACTCCTCGACGCCGACCGGCTGGAGGCCATCGAGCACCGGCACAGCCTGAGCGAGACGCAGGCCAAGCGCACGTACGCGGCGCAGGAGGGCCTCACATCGTGA
- a CDS encoding ABC transporter permease — MSFWEYLGNRHTQLLADSLQHASAVFQCVVAATVLGVAVGVLTYRREWAGDLAMTTGATILTVPSLALIGLLIPLVGLGVAPTVIALTLYGLLPIVRNAVVGLRGVDPALVDAARGIGMSRTRQLLRVELPLAWPPILTGIRVSTQMLMGIAAIAAFASGPGLGNTIFRGVASLGSANALNQVLAGTLGIVVLALLFDGAYVVVGRLTTPRGIRA; from the coding sequence ATGAGCTTCTGGGAGTATCTCGGCAACCGCCACACGCAGCTGCTGGCGGACTCGCTCCAGCACGCGAGCGCCGTGTTCCAGTGCGTCGTGGCCGCGACCGTCCTGGGTGTCGCGGTGGGTGTGCTGACCTACCGCCGCGAATGGGCGGGCGATCTGGCCATGACGACGGGGGCGACGATCCTGACCGTGCCGTCGCTGGCGCTGATCGGTCTGCTGATCCCCCTCGTCGGGCTCGGGGTCGCCCCCACCGTCATCGCGCTGACGCTCTACGGGCTGCTGCCCATCGTCCGCAACGCCGTCGTCGGGCTCCGCGGCGTCGATCCCGCGCTCGTCGACGCGGCGCGCGGCATCGGCATGTCGCGTACGCGGCAGCTGCTGAGGGTCGAACTGCCGCTGGCCTGGCCGCCGATCCTCACCGGGATCCGCGTCTCCACGCAGATGCTCATGGGCATCGCGGCGATCGCCGCCTTCGCCTCCGGCCCCGGCCTGGGCAACACCATCTTCCGCGGTGTGGCCTCGCTCGGCAGCGCCAACGCCCTCAACCAAGTGCTCGCCGGGACTCTCGGCATCGTCGTGCTCGCCCTGCTCTTCGACGGCGCGTACGTCGTCGTCGGACGACTGACCACCCCGAGGGGGATACGTGCCTGA
- a CDS encoding Lrp/AsnC family transcriptional regulator, with amino-acid sequence MGIDRLDGRLLELLADEPRIGVLEASRRLGVARGTVQARLERLRTTGVIRGFGPDVDPAAIGYPVTAFATLEIKQGQGADVRAHLDSVPEVLELHTTTGHGDMLCRLVARSNADLQRVIDRVVGFEGIVRASTAIVMENPVPLRIVPLVRQAASGGGDGEPVP; translated from the coding sequence GTGGGTATCGACCGGCTCGATGGACGACTGCTCGAACTGCTCGCGGACGAGCCGAGGATCGGCGTGCTTGAAGCATCCCGCCGGCTCGGCGTCGCCCGCGGCACCGTGCAGGCACGACTGGAACGCCTCAGGACCACGGGGGTGATCCGCGGCTTCGGCCCCGACGTCGATCCGGCGGCGATCGGCTACCCCGTCACCGCCTTCGCCACCCTGGAGATCAAGCAGGGCCAAGGAGCCGACGTACGGGCCCACTTGGACTCCGTACCGGAAGTGCTGGAGCTGCATACGACGACGGGTCACGGGGATATGCTCTGCCGCCTCGTCGCACGGTCCAACGCGGATCTGCAGCGGGTCATCGACCGCGTGGTGGGCTTCGAGGGCATCGTGCGTGCCTCGACGGCCATCGTCATGGAGAACCCGGTGCCGCTGCGGATCGTGCCCCTGGTGCGTCAGGCGGCGAGTGGGGGCGGAGACGGCGAGCCGGTGCCGTGA